One Bombus pyrosoma isolate SC7728 linkage group LG11, ASM1482585v1, whole genome shotgun sequence DNA segment encodes these proteins:
- the LOC122572406 gene encoding ketohexokinase-like: protein MISSFYEKIVGTSSTVESNQQKILCIGLTCLDIVQTCKQYPAEDSDQRSVECRWQRGGNASNTCTVLSQLGSPCEFFGTLSAEEHLSFLQNDMRSYNIDFSHCPMVESIGCPISTVMLSLSSGSRTILHHNPNLPELTLKNFEQLHLEDYSWIHFEGRNLNEVLSMMQCVENYNNMLNYSQDSNSKEIASSQAPITVSVELENPKQELLDLLPYVDVAFISKDFAQSRGHDNMSETLKDISGDAKSGATLICAWADRGAMARTPDNITVQSPAFPPQKVVDTLGAGDTFNAAVLHYLNKAKVEFIRKRKVESCKTNSALQKDAKTKRNIKMNYNIESLECSHTEFITQNVLQAAVTFACQVAGAKVGLRGYNKLDEIFKDASKS, encoded by the exons ATGATTTCAAGTTTCTACGAAAAAATTGTTGGTACGTCTTCTACAGTGGAGTCAAACCAGCAGAAAATTCTTTGTATTGGATTAACTTGTTTGGATATTGTACAAACGTGCAAACAATATCCCGCAGAAGATTCTGATCAAAG ATCTGTAGAATGTCGATGGCAAAGAGGAGGTAACGCATCTAATACTTGTACGGTTCTTTCCCAATTAGGGAGCCCGTGTGAATTTTTTGGTACTTTAAGCGCTGAAGAACATTTAAGTTTTTTGCAAAATGATATGCGGAGTTACAATATCGACTTTTCTCATTGTCCTATGGTAGAAAGCATAGGGTGTCCAATATCCACCGTTATGTTAAGTTTAAGCTCAGGATCTCGTACAATTTTACATCATAATCCAAATCTGCCAGAgttaacattgaaaaattttgagCAACTACATCTAGAAGATTACAGTTGGATTCATTTTGAAGGTAGAAACTTGAATGAAGTACTATCTATGATGCAGTGtgtggaaaattataataatatgctGAATTATAGCCAAGATAGTAATAGTAAAGAAATCGCTTCTAGTCAAGCACCAATTACTGTTAGTGTAGAATTAGAAAATCCGAAACAAGAATTATTAGATTTACTACCTTATGTCGATGTAGCATTTATCTCTAAAGATTTTGCCCAAAGTAGAGGACATGATAATATGAGTGAAACATTGAAGGATATTAGCGGAGATGCTAAATCTGG GGCAACTCTTATATGTGCTTGGGCTGACAGAGGCGCTATGGCAAGAACTCCAGATAATATTACAGTACAATCTCCTGCATTTCCACCACAGAAGGTTGTGGATACCTTAGGTGCTGGAGACACCTTTAATGCTGCTgtgttacattatttaaataaagcaAAGGTGGAATtcattagaaaaagaaaagtagaatCATGCAAAACGAATAGTGCCTTACAGAAAGATGCAAAAACcaaacgtaatattaaaatgaattataatattgaaagtTTAGAATGTAGCCATACAGAATTTATTACACAAAATGTCCTGCAAGCAGCTGTAACTTTTGCTTGCCAAGTAGCTGGTGCTAAAGTTGGTTTAAGAGGATATAATAAGttagatgaaatttttaaggaTGCATCAAAAAGTTAA
- the LOC122572409 gene encoding short-chain dehydrogenase/reductase family 16C member 6 isoform X2 — protein sequence MVQVQEALLVLLDTLLLVLKILYDIALGIYRLCIPVEEKSVIGEIVLITGTGHGIGKELALRYASLGAIVVCLDVNEEGNNETVNEINQNDTLKAYGYKEEVLKIAKKVKEEVGDVTILINNAGIMPCFTFMSHTPEQIKRIFDINVLAHFWIFQAFLPSMIERNYGHIVALSSIAGIIGQPNIVPYCASKFAVRGLMESLYEELRSMNKEKPLNINFTTVYPYMVNTGLCKNPCYRFKNVMSLVSTKQAVDIIVKAQRQNTKEISIPTYWHHINTIIRCMPSTCIDRIRDFMNAGLKAEC from the exons ATGGTCCAGGTGCAGGAGGCCTTGTTAGTTCTATTGGATACATTGCTGCTTGTGCTGAAAATACTTTATGACATTGCCTTAGGAATATACAGATTATGTATACCAGTCGAAGAGAAAAGCGTAATCGGCGAAATTGTATTG ATTACAGGTACTGGACATGGTATTGGTAAAGAATTAGCATTAAGATATGCATCATTAGGAGCGATCGTTGTCTGCTTGGACGTAAATGAAGAAGGAAACAACGAGAcagtaaatgaaataaatcaaaatgacACATTAAAAGCTTACGGTTACAA GGAAGAAGTGCTTAAAATAgctaaaaaagtaaaagaggaAGTAGGAGATGTgacgattttaattaacaatgcTGGTATAATGCCTTGTTTCACTTTCATGAGTCATACACCCGAGCAAATTAAGCGAATATTCGATATCAATGTGCTAGCACATTTTTgg ATTTTCCAAGCTTTCTTACCTAGCatgattgaaagaaattacggTCATATTGTTGCTCTTTCATCGATAGCTGGTATTATCGGTCAACCCAATATAGTTCCTTACTGCGCTTCAAAGTTTGCAGTAAGAG GGTTGATGGAATCACTGTACGAAGAGTTACGATCGATGAATAAGGAAAAGccattaaatatcaatttcacaACAGTTTATCCGTATATGGTCAATACAGGACTTTGCAAAAACCCATGTTAcag GTTCAAAAACGTAATGTCTTTGGTGTCAACAAAACAGGCAGTTGATATAATAGTTAAAGCGCAGCGGCAAAACACCAAAGAGATTTCTATTCCCACATATTGGCATCATATTAACACTATTATAAG ATGTATGCCATCTACATGCATAGATCGCATAAGAGACTTTATGAATGCTGGTTTAAAAGCAGAATGttaa
- the LOC122572403 gene encoding symplekin, with protein sequence MDPRIHRRTEPEKGPGDLIVEWLNEASLNPGEDIKVANLCKVQEILINKEPQLLPLYLDEALQFSLDRNAEVRKTITGFIEEAGVKQPEIIPRVVQVLLRLVSDESSAVAKRALRASGRILRAALKWISSAITVTPEMEVAWNQLSALKIQIINMIDSDNDGIRTQAVKFLEGVVLIQTYPDPDIPKKSDDFSLEDIPLTLKIARRRKLEEEANDVMDLLIKFHGSPHVSSVNLMTCMGSLALIAKTRPQFMPGVIQALQRLQHDLPPTLSDSQVTSVQKQLKLTLLGLMKHPASIEFASTIAKQLTQLGAKEQEILKAYPKPEDIRRMKKRQQEAAASSAAKRVKIETSLIPDESEIVASLVPSSKVPELVELSESFIAERLSVDIVTDLVMDSMAWVPDTMTTIFQREYQPSSTTDINIQRQTIAKLLAAQIRQAKTKKKKDAKDEDAVMEDLVKNPTISVAEAKRERKREKDREKEKEAKASLEAHEKSLAKARTRLKALKLSEVTKPLSKEIKERMLLMAVNRILLSEKTAVFGGVAAIRSKILTTLAATFNPYIKEAVLRYITDDMRNRLDLALGWLYEEYALLQGFQRRTTLCTKPQEAPHQAYNFLLCTLVSAIDLVQGKDRDTLLYRLYLEAPLITEDAVEALKMVSSDETRGLMPLQLLKEMVIRRPTKQLVFLNVLLCHTGHENNTIREAAIQLVCQLYSRPELSKLIEEYAVLYLGFLRLHTPPEIVFGQDRGRPQVETQWTESTTRACLGLYLALLSEHQDLIHELARVYTSMGADVKRIVLRLVEGPVRSLGMGSPQLLSLVENCPKGAETLVTRIIHILTEKSAPSVELVARVRELYQTRVSDVRFLIPVLNGLTKKEVIAALPKLIKLNPIVVKEVFNRLLGTHNNESGVPHTSPITPAELLIALHNIDPSKAELKTVIKATSLCFAEKQIYTQETVAVVMQHLMEMTPLPTLLMRTVIQSLALYPRLSGFVMNILQRLILKQVWKQPKVWEGFVKCCERTQPQSFAVILQLPPAQLAEALKMASNLRAPLLAHVEAFAENQKAHIPQSIMDVIQGKSPCDIHDEFDIAPPGDYPIEQKPDTMETDISEPAPPGLD encoded by the exons atggaTCCTCGAATACATAGAAGAACAGAGCCGGAAAAAGGACCGGGCGATTTG atagTTGAATGGTTAAATGAGGCTTCACTAAACCCAGGAGAAGATATAAAAGTTGCAAATTTATGTAAAGTtcaggaaatattaataaacaaggAGCCACAATTACTTCCATTATATTTGGATGAAGCATTACAGTTTTCCTTAGATAGGAATGCAGAAGTTAGGAAAACAATTACAGGTTTCATAGAAGAGGCTGG TGTAAAACAACCTGAGATAATTCCACGTGTAGTTCAGGTACTTTTAAGACTAGTTTCTGATGAATCATCGGCTGTTGCTAAAAGAGCTCTTAGAGCTAGTGGCAGAATATTAAGAGCTGCATTGAAATGGATATCCAGCGCCATTACAGTTACGCCAGAAATGGAAGTTGCATGGAATCAACTTAGTGCTctcaaaattcaaattataaatatgattgACAGTGACAATGATGG GATTAGAACACAAGCTGTGAAATTTCTTGAAGGTGTTGTTTTGATACAAACATACCCTGACCCAGATATACCAAAAAAGTCGGATGATTTTTCTTTAGAAGATATTccattaacattaaaaatagcACGCAGACGCAAATTAGAGGAAGAAGCTAATGATGTAATGGActtattaatcaaatttcatgGGTCTCCACACGTTAGTAGCGTTAATTTGATGACATGCATGGGATCTTTAGCATTGATCGCTAAAACAAGACCTCAGTTTATGCCTGGTGTAATACAag CTTTGCAAAGGTTACAACATGATTTACCACCCACGTTATCTGATTCTCAAGTAACTAGTGttcaaaaacaattaaaattaactctATTAGGACTGATGAAGCATCCAGCTAGCATAGAATTTGCATCCACAATAGCTAAACAACTGACCCAATTGGGAGCAAAAGAACAAGAAATTCTTAAAGCTTATCCAAAACCAGAAGATATTCGACGTATGAAGAAACGACAACAA GAAGCAGCAGCGTCTTCCGCTGCAAAGCGTGTTAAAATCGAAACTTCTTTAATACCAGATGAATCAGAAATTGTGGCTAGTTTAGTACCCAGCTCAAAAGTACCAGAATTGGTTGAACTTTCAGAAAGTTTTATTGCTGAAAGATTAAGTGTAGACATTGTTACAGATTTAGTAATGGATAGCATg GCGTGGGTCCCAGACACAATGACAACGATTTTTCAAAGAGAATATCAGCCTTCTTCAACGaccgatataaatattcaacgacAAACGATTGCTAAATTACTAGCGGCACAAATAAGACAAgctaaaacaaagaaaaaaaaggatgCAAAGGATGAAGATGCTGTGATGGAAGATTTAGTGAAAAATCCAACCATCAGCGTAGCGGAAGCAAAACGAGAGCGGAAACGTGAAAAAGatagggaaaaagaaaaagaagcaaaggCATCTCTGGAAGCACATGAAAAATCGCTTGCGAAGGCAAGAACTCGTTTAAAAGCCTTGAAATTATCCGAAGTTACAAAACCATTatcaaaagaaattaaagaaagaatgtTACTGATGGCTGTGAATCGAATTTTACTTTCTGAGAAGACAGCTGTATTTGGCGGCGTAGCAGCCATAAG ATCAAAAATTTTAACTACTCTAGCGGCAACATTTAATCCATACATTAAAGaagcagtattacgttatattactGACGATATGAGAAATCGTTTAGACTTAGCTTTAGGTTGGTTGTATGAAGAATATGCATTACTTCAGGGTTTCCAAAGACGAACTACATTATGTACAAAGCCCCAAGAAGCTCCGCATCAGgcttacaattttttattatgtactTTAGTATCTGCAATAGATTTAGTTCAAGGCAAAGATCGTGACACATTACTATATAG gCTATACTTGGAAGCTCCATTAATCACCGAAGATGCAGTTGAGGCTTTGAAAATGGTGTCTTCTGATGAAACAAGAGGACTGATGCcgttacaattattaaaagaaatggtTATTCGTAGACCAACAAAACAATTAGTTTTCCTAAACGTATTGTTATGTCATACTGGCCATGAAAACAATACG ATAAGGGAAGCCGCTATACAGCTAGTTTGTCAACTATATAGTCGTCCTGAATTAAGTAAACTCATAGAGGAGTATGCAGTTCTCTATTTAGGTTTCTTACGACTACATACACCACCTGAGATCGTCTTTGGACAAGATCGAGGTAGACCGCAAGTAGAAACTCAGTGGACTGAGTCAACTACAAGAGCTTGTCTTGGATTATATCTTGCTCTGTTAAGTGAACATCAAGATTTAATTCATGA ATTGGCTAGAGTTTATACATCGATGGGTGCAGACGTAAAACGTATCGTTCTTCGATTAGTAGAAGGGCCTGTAAGATCTTTAGGAATGGGGAGTCCACAATTGTTGTCATTAGTTGAAAATTGCCCTAAAGGCGCTGAAACACTAGTTACAAGAATTATTCATATCCTtacagaaaaat cTGCACCGAGTGTAGAATTAGTAGCAAGAGTACGTGAACTTTATCAGACCAGGGTTTCAGATGTTCGATTCTTAATACCAGTTTTAAATGGtttaacgaagaaagaagttaTAGCTGCTCTTCCAAAactcataaaattaaatcctATTGTTGTTAAAGAG GTATTCAATAGACTGCTAGGCACTCATAATAACGAAAGTGGCGTACCTCATACATCTCCTATCACGCCTGCTGAATTATTAATAGCTTTGCATAATATAGATCCAAGCAAAGCAGAATTGAAAACAGTTATAAAAG CTACGTCCCTATGTTTTGcggaaaaacaaatatatacacaaGAAACTGTAGCTGTTGTAATGCAACATCTTATGGAGATGACCCCTCTTCCTACATTACTCATGCGTACAGTGATACAAAGTTTAGCATTATATCCTAGGTTAAGTGGATTCGTTATGAATATACTTCAACGATTAATTCTCAAACAAGTTTGGAAACAGCCAAAAGTATGGGAGGGTTTTGTAAAATGTTGTGAACGTACGCAACCACAAAGTTTTGCGGTTATTTTACAACTTCCTCCAGCACAATTGGCCGAAGCGTTAAAAATGGCGAGTAATTTACGTGCACCATTATTAGCGCATGTCGAAGCCTTTGCCGAAAATCAG AAAGCGCACATTCCGCAATCAATAATGGATGTTATTCAGGGTAAATCACCTTGCGACATACATGATGAATTTGATATT GCACCACCCGGTGATTATCCGATCGAACAAAAACCAGATACTATGGAAACTGATATTTCAGAACCAGCTCCGCCTGGTTTAGATTAG
- the LOC122572408 gene encoding 17-beta-hydroxysteroid dehydrogenase 13-like isoform X1 encodes MVLNKKYHESLRRSFKPPKMLLRLYSLVILILDLVTLLFGIFFAILIALYRIFRPPPLKNLYGEVAMVVGAGRGIGRELAIHLCQLGVNVACVDINSENCDTTVHLASKSVGVAKMYICNITDKDEVARIVNIIKSELGEVTMLFHCCSIPSPRALLQDPPEIRHTIDLTILSHFWLLDTVLPCMERAGKGHIVVLSSVAGLSGTATGGNRVSLSTAQFAVQGLAESLHTELRHLNSNIIITLIHVYPFIVGAEIAKDIRFRIPSYFGTMPATDAAEQILDGVRRNYAEFSVPGYLLYLGHILRILPKKASFMLRDLLDTGVDFG; translated from the exons ATGGTtcttaataagaaatatcac gaGAGTTTAAGAAGAAGTTTCAAACCACCAAAGATGTTGCTAAGACTGTATTCTCtcgttattttaatactaGATCTTGTGACACttttatttggaatattttttgctatcttaattgcattatatagaatatttagacCTCCTCCGTTAAAAAATCTCTATGGAGAAGTCGCAatg GTTGTCGGAGCTGGCCGAGGCATAGGTAGGGAATTGGCAATTCATTTGTGTCAACTTGGTGTTAATGTTGCATGTGTCGACATTAACAGTGAAAATTGTGATACTACTGTACACTTGGCGTCTAAATCAGTAGGAGTTgctaaaatgtatatttgtaatataacaGATAAGGATGAA gtAGCTCGTATagtgaatattattaaatcagaGTTAGGTGAAGTTACAATGCTTTTCCATTGCTGCAGTATACCAAGTCCTAGAGCATTACTTCAAGATCCACCTGAAATAAGGCATACAATTGATTTGACGATTCTAAGTCATTTTTGG tTATTGGATACAGTTTTACCATGTATGGAACGGGCTGGGAAAGGGCACATAGTGGTTCTATCATCTGTGGCTGGCCTCTCTGGTACTGCCACAGGAGGAAACAGAGTTTCTTTGTCCACTGCACAATTTGCAGTTCAAGGATTAGCTGAATCATTACATACTGAATTAAGACATTTGAATAGtaacataataattactttaattcACGTTTATCCATTTATTGTAGGCGCAGAAATAGCAAAAGATATTCGTTTTAG AATACCAAGTTACTTTGGCACAATGCCCGCCACAGACGCAGCTGAACAAATTTTAGACGGAGTTCGCCGAAATTATGCAGAATTCAGTGTGCCTGGATATTTACTTTACTTAGGTCATATTCTTAG AATACTTCCAAAGAAGGCATCATTTATGTTGCGTGACTTGCTAGACACTGGTGTCGATTTTggatga
- the LOC122572409 gene encoding short-chain dehydrogenase/reductase family 16C member 6 isoform X1 has translation MVQVQEALLVLLDTLLLVLKILYDIALGIYRLCIPVEEKSVIGEIVLITGTGHGIGKELALRYASLGAIVVCLDVNEEGNNETVNEINQNDTLKAYGYKCDVSNREEVLKIAKKVKEEVGDVTILINNAGIMPCFTFMSHTPEQIKRIFDINVLAHFWIFQAFLPSMIERNYGHIVALSSIAGIIGQPNIVPYCASKFAVRGLMESLYEELRSMNKEKPLNINFTTVYPYMVNTGLCKNPCYRFKNVMSLVSTKQAVDIIVKAQRQNTKEISIPTYWHHINTIIRCMPSTCIDRIRDFMNAGLKAEC, from the exons ATGGTCCAGGTGCAGGAGGCCTTGTTAGTTCTATTGGATACATTGCTGCTTGTGCTGAAAATACTTTATGACATTGCCTTAGGAATATACAGATTATGTATACCAGTCGAAGAGAAAAGCGTAATCGGCGAAATTGTATTG ATTACAGGTACTGGACATGGTATTGGTAAAGAATTAGCATTAAGATATGCATCATTAGGAGCGATCGTTGTCTGCTTGGACGTAAATGAAGAAGGAAACAACGAGAcagtaaatgaaataaatcaaaatgacACATTAAAAGCTTACGGTTACAA ATGCGACGTATCGAATAGGGAAGAAGTGCTTAAAATAgctaaaaaagtaaaagaggaAGTAGGAGATGTgacgattttaattaacaatgcTGGTATAATGCCTTGTTTCACTTTCATGAGTCATACACCCGAGCAAATTAAGCGAATATTCGATATCAATGTGCTAGCACATTTTTgg ATTTTCCAAGCTTTCTTACCTAGCatgattgaaagaaattacggTCATATTGTTGCTCTTTCATCGATAGCTGGTATTATCGGTCAACCCAATATAGTTCCTTACTGCGCTTCAAAGTTTGCAGTAAGAG GGTTGATGGAATCACTGTACGAAGAGTTACGATCGATGAATAAGGAAAAGccattaaatatcaatttcacaACAGTTTATCCGTATATGGTCAATACAGGACTTTGCAAAAACCCATGTTAcag GTTCAAAAACGTAATGTCTTTGGTGTCAACAAAACAGGCAGTTGATATAATAGTTAAAGCGCAGCGGCAAAACACCAAAGAGATTTCTATTCCCACATATTGGCATCATATTAACACTATTATAAG ATGTATGCCATCTACATGCATAGATCGCATAAGAGACTTTATGAATGCTGGTTTAAAAGCAGAATGttaa
- the LOC122572408 gene encoding 17-beta-hydroxysteroid dehydrogenase 13-like isoform X3: protein MLLRLYSLVILILDLVTLLFGIFFAILIALYRIFRPPPLKNLYGEVAMVVGAGRGIGRELAIHLCQLGVNVACVDINSENCDTTVHLASKSVGVAKMYICNITDKDEVARIVNIIKSELGEVTMLFHCCSIPSPRALLQDPPEIRHTIDLTILSHFWLLDTVLPCMERAGKGHIVVLSSVAGLSGTATGGNRVSLSTAQFAVQGLAESLHTELRHLNSNIIITLIHVYPFIVGAEIAKDIRFRIPSYFGTMPATDAAEQILDGVRRNYAEFSVPGYLLYLGHILRILPKKASFMLRDLLDTGVDFG from the exons ATGTTGCTAAGACTGTATTCTCtcgttattttaatactaGATCTTGTGACACttttatttggaatattttttgctatcttaattgcattatatagaatatttagacCTCCTCCGTTAAAAAATCTCTATGGAGAAGTCGCAatg GTTGTCGGAGCTGGCCGAGGCATAGGTAGGGAATTGGCAATTCATTTGTGTCAACTTGGTGTTAATGTTGCATGTGTCGACATTAACAGTGAAAATTGTGATACTACTGTACACTTGGCGTCTAAATCAGTAGGAGTTgctaaaatgtatatttgtaatataacaGATAAGGATGAA gtAGCTCGTATagtgaatattattaaatcagaGTTAGGTGAAGTTACAATGCTTTTCCATTGCTGCAGTATACCAAGTCCTAGAGCATTACTTCAAGATCCACCTGAAATAAGGCATACAATTGATTTGACGATTCTAAGTCATTTTTGG tTATTGGATACAGTTTTACCATGTATGGAACGGGCTGGGAAAGGGCACATAGTGGTTCTATCATCTGTGGCTGGCCTCTCTGGTACTGCCACAGGAGGAAACAGAGTTTCTTTGTCCACTGCACAATTTGCAGTTCAAGGATTAGCTGAATCATTACATACTGAATTAAGACATTTGAATAGtaacataataattactttaattcACGTTTATCCATTTATTGTAGGCGCAGAAATAGCAAAAGATATTCGTTTTAG AATACCAAGTTACTTTGGCACAATGCCCGCCACAGACGCAGCTGAACAAATTTTAGACGGAGTTCGCCGAAATTATGCAGAATTCAGTGTGCCTGGATATTTACTTTACTTAGGTCATATTCTTAG AATACTTCCAAAGAAGGCATCATTTATGTTGCGTGACTTGCTAGACACTGGTGTCGATTTTggatga
- the LOC122572408 gene encoding 17-beta-hydroxysteroid dehydrogenase 13-like isoform X2, whose translation MESLRRSFKPPKMLLRLYSLVILILDLVTLLFGIFFAILIALYRIFRPPPLKNLYGEVAMVVGAGRGIGRELAIHLCQLGVNVACVDINSENCDTTVHLASKSVGVAKMYICNITDKDEVARIVNIIKSELGEVTMLFHCCSIPSPRALLQDPPEIRHTIDLTILSHFWLLDTVLPCMERAGKGHIVVLSSVAGLSGTATGGNRVSLSTAQFAVQGLAESLHTELRHLNSNIIITLIHVYPFIVGAEIAKDIRFRIPSYFGTMPATDAAEQILDGVRRNYAEFSVPGYLLYLGHILRILPKKASFMLRDLLDTGVDFG comes from the exons ATG gaGAGTTTAAGAAGAAGTTTCAAACCACCAAAGATGTTGCTAAGACTGTATTCTCtcgttattttaatactaGATCTTGTGACACttttatttggaatattttttgctatcttaattgcattatatagaatatttagacCTCCTCCGTTAAAAAATCTCTATGGAGAAGTCGCAatg GTTGTCGGAGCTGGCCGAGGCATAGGTAGGGAATTGGCAATTCATTTGTGTCAACTTGGTGTTAATGTTGCATGTGTCGACATTAACAGTGAAAATTGTGATACTACTGTACACTTGGCGTCTAAATCAGTAGGAGTTgctaaaatgtatatttgtaatataacaGATAAGGATGAA gtAGCTCGTATagtgaatattattaaatcagaGTTAGGTGAAGTTACAATGCTTTTCCATTGCTGCAGTATACCAAGTCCTAGAGCATTACTTCAAGATCCACCTGAAATAAGGCATACAATTGATTTGACGATTCTAAGTCATTTTTGG tTATTGGATACAGTTTTACCATGTATGGAACGGGCTGGGAAAGGGCACATAGTGGTTCTATCATCTGTGGCTGGCCTCTCTGGTACTGCCACAGGAGGAAACAGAGTTTCTTTGTCCACTGCACAATTTGCAGTTCAAGGATTAGCTGAATCATTACATACTGAATTAAGACATTTGAATAGtaacataataattactttaattcACGTTTATCCATTTATTGTAGGCGCAGAAATAGCAAAAGATATTCGTTTTAG AATACCAAGTTACTTTGGCACAATGCCCGCCACAGACGCAGCTGAACAAATTTTAGACGGAGTTCGCCGAAATTATGCAGAATTCAGTGTGCCTGGATATTTACTTTACTTAGGTCATATTCTTAG AATACTTCCAAAGAAGGCATCATTTATGTTGCGTGACTTGCTAGACACTGGTGTCGATTTTggatga